Part of the Labilibaculum antarcticum genome, GCCAAATTATCAACGAAAGAAAGCCTGAATCTTTATTTATCGGGGCAACCACTTTAGGCCGTGATTTGGGGCCAAGAGTTTCGGCTCGCATTGGCACTGGTTTAACTGCCGATTGTACAAAAATTGAGATTGGCGAAAATGGGGAGATGTTAATGACTCGTCCCGCTTTCGGAGGAAATTTGATGGCAACTATTGTTTGTAAAAATCATCGTCCGCAAATGGGAACTGTTCGTCCGGGAGTATTGTTCGCAATGGATGCTGACAAAAGTCGCACAGGAGCTATCGTGAACTACCAGGTGAAATTCAATGCCGCTAAGTTTCGTGTGAAGTTGTTGGAAACCGTTAAGGAAGACCATAATCTTATCGATATTACCGAAGCCAAAATTTTGGTTTCAGGCGGACGAGGAATTGGCAACAAAGAAGGTTTCGAGGCTATGGATGCATTGGCAACTACATTACATGCAGAAGTTTCGGCTTCCCGTGCCATGGTTGATGCCGGTTACATTGGTCATGATCGTCAGGTGGGGCAGACAGGTAAAACGGTTCGTCCTGACTTGTATTTTGCATTTGGTATTTCAGGAGCCATTCAGCACGTTGCCGGTATGGAGGATTCCGATTTGATTATTGCAGTAAATAAAGACAAGAACGCACCGATTTTTCAGGTTTCCGATTTGGGTATCGTTGGCGATGCCAAACAAATCATTAAAAAGCTAACCGAGAGATTGGAGAAACAAAATTAATTACACTACAACTACAATTTGTAAGACCTGTTCGAATTATTTCGGACGGGTCTTTTTTTTTGCTCCTGCAGATTTGTAATCCTGTTTGTGTGCAACGGGAATTTTAAATTCCCAGCTCAGCAACCCAGAATGTAAATCTGGATTAGCAAATATTTATGCCGGGGGGGGCTCTTTTTTAGTTGATCTGTTGAAAATAGAAATGACTTTACCAAAGCCTTTCATAATTTCGGGAAGCGGATCTTTTATTATATAGTTCCACGAAGAATTTTTCAGGCTCGTTAGTTTCCGTTTATGGATCAATTCTTTTCGGAAGTGCAGCAATGCTGGTTTTGCAAGATAGAAGCTGGTTTCAATGTAACCCTTATATTCTATTTTTTCATTCTTGGCTGTTTTTAACATTAGCAAAGGAAAATTGACGCCGGCGTACAGGGATCCTATTAGAGTACTCCACATCCGGGGGTTAAAATCTATCAAATAATAGGAGTTTGATTCTTTTTGATGGATAAAATCCAAATGGGCAATGCCACTCCAATTCAGATCATGGATGATGGCTTTTGTTTGCGCTAAAAGTTGAGCGTCTGCCACAAATTCAATTCCTGTAGCAAAAGAAAAGGCCTCGCGAACCAATCCTTGTTGAATGGTGTAGGCTATAATTTCCCCATCTTTGGCCAACAGACTGATGTCGATATCATCCCCTTGAATATGCTCCTGGAAAATGAAGTTTTCAGAAACAAAATCTGTGTTTTCGATATATTCCATTGCTTCATTGATATCATGAAGCAGTTTTATTCTGTTATCCTTAAAGTCCCAGCGAGGTTTTAGGAGAAAGGGTAAATTGAGTTTCTTTATGTTGGCAATCGCGACAGGATAACTTTTAGGACTTGCAAATGAGTGTTTTTCCAACCACTGAGCAAGCAACCATTTGTCCGAAATAGTTTCAAAATCATTCCGATTGGGAATAGGGGGCAGTGGTGATCCATTAAATTCCTCCCTGTATTTTGAAAATAGTTGATAGCCACGATGTTTTATGGGAAGAATGGTATCGATTTTCCATTCTTTTACGAACTCTATGATTTTATTTACTTTATCTTTTTCATCAATGGCAGTAAGGTAGATGTATTTATTTACGTGTTTAGAATAAGGTATTGTATTAAAATATGGCTTTCGTTCGAAAGACACGACAAAAATATTCATGCCTTTATCATTACATAGGCAACGAATTGTGTCAAGCAAATAAGGACTACCCTTGTCGTCAATTAGTAATACATTCATAAAGTCATATTTTATTTGTCTACATAAGGTAAGTTTTTATGAGTTTTGGTACAAAAAGAAATGACTGAAGGTTGAAAAGTGTAAGCTAATGAGCTTGTTTTTAGGGGAAAGCAATAAATTAATTGAAAATGAAAACGGTCATCTTTCCAGATGACCATTTGGTTTTACAAGTAGTAATAAGAGTTTATTTCTTCAAGATTTTATAGAATCCAGACAGGTTTATTTAAGTCTTGCAAATTAAACTTGTATGGTTGAAATTTGCCGAATTAAATCTCCAGCCATTCATCCATCTCCATAAAATCGACCTGTTGCTGATGCATATATTTAAAATTGGCTTCATCATCGAACCGAGCAACAACTTCTTTCTTCAATAGCTTTGTTGGTTTTATCGATAAACAAGTTAGGTAGCTATTCCACGGATAATCCACGGCAATATTCGTAAAGCCGTGATGAATGGGGTTGTTGTGGATGTATAAGACCAGCGTCCGAAGATAGTTTTCGTCTTCTACCAGTTTTCTTTTGAAAGGCCTTTCGAAAAGGGAGCCTGTACGTTGGTACTTTTTATTGATGTACTTGGAGTAGGCGTTAAAAAGATGTGAAAAGTGTTTTGTAGGATTTGGCTTTTTGATACCAACTCTATCAGGTTCTTCGACCCTCGATAGCTATCGGGGCTGACAGGTTTTCACCAGATTCGGTTTGAAACCTGACGGAGTCTTTAGACCCGTCAGAGTTTAAATTTTTGTAGCCACCGATTTTTATTCCGATTTTATTCTAAAGGAATCATTGCTGATGGCATGCTGTTTTGATTACTTATTAAACCCGACAGGTTTAAGTACATGATGTAAATAAACCTGTCGGGTTTTAAAACTTATTTAATTCTTCAATATTTTATAGCTCACTACACCACTTTCCGATTGAATTTTCAGGATGTACATGCCGCTTTTAAAATCAGAAATATTCAAGTGTTCTGAATTGGAGAAACTTTTCTGTTGAAGCCTGATTTGACCTTTTAGATCGTAAATGTAAATCATCCGATCTTCGTTCTTGTCAAAGCTGATATTCAAATCGGTGATTACCGGATTCGGATATATTTGAATTGAACTTTTTAAAACATCATTAATTCCTGTTGCAATATCAACAGTGATTTCAATTTTAGCTTCAGTAGGTTTGTACTCATCATTTCCTGCTTGATTGGCTTTAATTATAACCGTTCCTTCTTTGTTAAAAGTGATTGTCTTTCCATCAATGCTGGCATCACCAGAAACCAATTCAAATGTTACCTCAAGCCCTGACGTTGCAGTAGCACTTAGTTCTATAACGTCATTTGCTTTAACGGGATTCGGAACATTTCCGAATGTGATTTCTTGCATATGGCGAAATATTTGTATTTCGCTTGTAGTAACAACAATGTCAGGGAATTCTTCATTTGTCATTTCACAATGATACATTCCGGTTTTTAAGAATTTAAATACTCCAGGTTTAACTACTTCAAGAGTACTTTCATCTATTGCTGTCATTCCATAATCAGTTGTCCATGTAAAAGTTGTTTCTTTTTCATTAAACAAAGCTTCCGCAGAGAAATCAATTTCGTTCTCAAGTTCTTCAACTAGCCCTTTAAAAACATCAAATTGTCTTGATAAATAATCTGGTGAGTATTTTTCTATTACTACAAGTACAGGATTTATTGCTTTTATCTTATTTAACTCTGAAAGAGGTAAATGGTTTTGATCAATATTTAATTCGATCAATTGTGAGTTACTTTCGGTCAGCGATAATTTGTTTAGATCGTTATAGGAACAATTAAGGTTCTCTAATTTTTTATTTGATCTTATATCAAGATCATCTATTTCATTCGCCGAACAGTCTAGATCCGTAAGCTCAGTGCAATTACTTATATCGAAGATGATTAATAAATTGCCAGAACAGTTTATGCTTTCTAGCTTGTTAGGAAGATTTATATATTGAAGCTGATTCCCTGAACAATCCAATTCTTCCAACTCATTGTTATTTTCAATATAAAGACTGGCTAATTTATTATCCTGACATTTCAATACTTTCAAATTGAGAAAATATTCTATTCCTTGAAGATTAGCAATGCCTTTACCGCTAACATCTAGTTCGCTCTTGTAAATCATTGCCTCATATTCTGTAATTTCACTATTGCCATCGATATTGATTAGAGAATTCTCGATTAGTGCATTTTTGAAATTGGTATCAGGAATATCAATATTGCCGTTGTTGTAAGTAGTAATGTTGTTTGTCGTAAGAGTTAAATCAGGAAAACTTTCATTTGTCATTCTACATTCGTAAATCCCTTCTTTTAGAAAATTAAAAATCCCCTTATTTTCTTCTGCAATATATTCATTGCTTACTTCTTCACCTTTGTTGTTAAACCAAGTGAATGTAGTTTCATTTCCACCAATCGTAACTTCTGATGAATAATCAACTTGATAATTTACTTTTTCTTCAATGGAAGAAAAAAGGCGCTTGTCTGAGGAATAATTTAGTTCTGGATAATGCTCCTTTATTTTTTGTAATTCTGAAAAAGGGAATTTATTGGAGGAACATTCAAGGTATGTAATTTCACTATTTTCAGTTAGATTTAATCTTGTTAATTGATTGTTATCAATTCGTAAAGACTTTAAATTGAAAAAGTATTCTATTCCCGTTGGGTCAGATATATTTTGATCTCGCAAATTTAGGTCTGTAATTACCGCAGCTTCAAATTCCGAAATTTCGCTATCTCCGTTGGCATTAATAGAAGTGTTGTCTACCAATACCTTTTTGAAATTAGGATCAAGAAATAGAATGTTTTTGTGATTGTCAATAATGATGTCATGTGTGTTTAGCTTTGTGTCAGGTATGCTTTCATTGGTCATTTCACAATAGTATCGACCAGATTTGTTGAACTTGAATATACCGTCAGAAACCTCAGAAACTAAAACATCACCAATTACTTTATCGTCTGATGCATACCAAGAGAATATTGTTTTGATACCATCAATAATGGCTTCTTTTGAATAATCCACTTCAAATCCTTCGGATTCTTCAAGTGTTTGAAATAGTTTCTTATTTGTAAAATAAGTGAATTCCGAATGAGATTTTTTTATTTTTATTAACTCGGAAAATGGTAAAACGTTATGATAGAAACTTGTATTGGTTAGTTTACAATTAGGGTGAATGTTAATTGTCTTTAATTCATTATCAGAACACCATAGTATTTCTATTTTTTGATTATTTCGGAGGTCTAGACTCGTAAATTTATTGTTGTAACAAAATAATCTATTGATGTTGGTGTTTGCGTTTATATCTATGGTAGTTAGTTGGTTATTTGCAAAATCTAAATCTATTAAATTAATATTTTTGCTAAGATTTAGGTTGGATAACTGATTTTCTCGGCAAGATAAATTCTTAAGGTTTATATTATTGCTTAAATCCAAACTTGTGATTTTATTTTCATCACAATCTAGTTTTGTCAGTTGAGTGTTTGCGCTGACATTCAAATTGCTTAATTGATTTGTGTAACAATTTAATTCTGTGATGTTGAAAAAATATTCGAGCCCAGTTAAATCAGATATTTCTAAGTTGCTAACACTTATACTTCCAGTAAAAGCCTCTGCCTCACTTTCCGAAATTTCAGCATCACCATTGGTGTTAATTTCAGTATTATCAACCAATGCTTTTTTAAAGTTGGCATCAGGGATATTAATAAAAACAGGCTGAGAAATAGTAATTTTATTTGTTTTAAGTGTTAACCCTGGAAAGCTTGCGTTAGTCATTTCGCAATAGTAAGTTCCTTCTTTTAAGAATTTAAACACTCCTGTATTTTCCTCAATAATATCTTCATTCGTAGTTGCTTCTCCGTAGCCTTTATACCAAATAAAGTTTGTGTTATTACCATCGATTAATACTTCCGATGAATAATCTATTATAAATCCTATCTTTTTGTTCTGTT contains:
- a CDS encoding ATP-grasp domain-containing protein, giving the protein MNVLLIDDKGSPYLLDTIRCLCNDKGMNIFVVSFERKPYFNTIPYSKHVNKYIYLTAIDEKDKVNKIIEFVKEWKIDTILPIKHRGYQLFSKYREEFNGSPLPPIPNRNDFETISDKWLLAQWLEKHSFASPKSYPVAIANIKKLNLPFLLKPRWDFKDNRIKLLHDINEAMEYIENTDFVSENFIFQEHIQGDDIDISLLAKDGEIIAYTIQQGLVREAFSFATGIEFVADAQLLAQTKAIIHDLNWSGIAHLDFIHQKESNSYYLIDFNPRMWSTLIGSLYAGVNFPLLMLKTAKNEKIEYKGYIETSFYLAKPALLHFRKELIHKRKLTSLKNSSWNYIIKDPLPEIMKGFGKVISIFNRSTKKEPPPA
- a CDS encoding electron transfer flavoprotein subunit alpha/FixB family protein — protein: MNLEDYKGIYVFIEQREGIIQNVALELLGQARKLADELNNKVYAMFLGDQITDQAQGLIACGADEVIVVDAPELKEYTTEPYTQAICQIINERKPESLFIGATTLGRDLGPRVSARIGTGLTADCTKIEIGENGEMLMTRPAFGGNLMATIVCKNHRPQMGTVRPGVLFAMDADKSRTGAIVNYQVKFNAAKFRVKLLETVKEDHNLIDITEAKILVSGGRGIGNKEGFEAMDALATTLHAEVSASRAMVDAGYIGHDRQVGQTGKTVRPDLYFAFGISGAIQHVAGMEDSDLIIAVNKDKNAPIFQVSDLGIVGDAKQIIKKLTERLEKQN